From Vespula vulgaris chromosome 11, iyVesVulg1.1, whole genome shotgun sequence, the proteins below share one genomic window:
- the LOC127067435 gene encoding heterogeneous nuclear ribonucleoprotein U-like protein 1 isoform X3 → MDPAKLKVVELRSQLSQRGLDTKGNKAVLVERLRKALEEETENKPEQKMTENTENVDDTALKEASKKSVQPPRTPSRSSRSSSLTPTKISTRSTPKHATTPLSSKSSTPNKEQSIEKAKDLLTTIPKSITEEHITTERDLKTPPPLQKDQEDEDEEDEQDAMLLAQEKVQTSTSEDLKGYLSEDQKEEEDNLLKDDADEDALLKDTSEDELLKDSSRDALLKDSLEDASMEEALEHVEERSSEIPLDSSKKFEGSLEETNEREERDVEEEKEEKTVENESTSENIESFNENNQNTSNKELQKDVEKSEVEIRSKDGISDTDGDVEMKENVEAVERVTEEDKDSTAEQSISVISENQKESDIIQEEETLEDEKNTQVEETTIEKDDQQQLDTKEATEEECNNDVSIADQDVEMVEVKREENIKEDNKEWNMDHNDRKRKRSSSPPEEFPLLPLPENEPEIDNSAVILSWYDSDLNLLIDKNGFVSATPMHNDGFCYIWAGARASYGYTSGKIYYEAKIIDYCSINIQDEEYSHVLRVGWSASYTSMQLGEDKLSYGYSAIGKKCTENKFEDYGSQFNKDDVIGCYADMSLENDVVLSYTLNGKDLGTAFCIPKEELGDKALFPHVLSKNCTFTCNFGQEKPWSEEILEGYAVVGTVDLEHSTPGPRRPETKEDCEVLMMCGLPAAGKTVWATKHAAQYPEKMYNILGISTLVDKMKNMGQPRKQNYHGRWEVLIEKCTRTLNKLLEMACSRRRNYILDQTNVYPSAQRRKMKNFRDFQCKAIVVIPTNEEFKSRTAKHEAIDGKAVPDSVVMEMKANFSAPEVGELFDNTVWVELNKEDGRKLIEKYNKEGKEAGYGQQSASKRPRFERSEGHKDNRDSRNSRDSRDSRDSRDSRDSRDHRDHRDRRNNYSNRNRNSMWRGSSSMGSWRDRSLRGGHMRHSGGYGPPSNWRSRGGMPIPPHRGGDRRGGNNDRRSGNDRNRSVARQSGWGSASSYQGSQPSGWNQQGGSWSNSSQSQGGGWGQGGWAGQQQSGSWKSYGQGSYSQCSYNQQGYGNGNWNQQYYNQYWDPQQSSGQTTAAGSQAVSKQ, encoded by the exons ATGGATCCGGCAAAATTAAAAGTGGTTGAATTAAGATCGCAGCTGTCTCAGCGAGGTCTTGACACGAAAGGCAACAAAGCGGTGCTTGTTGAGAGACTTCGTAAGGCGTTGGAAGAGGAAACGGAAAACA AACCAGAACAAAAGATGACTGAAAATACAGAAAATGTAGATGATACTGCTTTGAAGGAAGCAAGTAAAAAATCAGTCCAACCACCGAGAACACCTAGTCGTTCCTCTAGAAGTTCGTCCTTGACACCGACAAAAATTAGTACCAGAAGTACGCCAAAGCATGCAACAACACCGTTATCTAGTAAATCTTCTACACCAAATAAAGAACAGTCtatagaaaaagcaaaagatttATTGACTACAATACCGAAGTCAATTACAGAAGAACATATAACGACCGAAAGAGATCTAAAAACTCCTCCTCCTCTGCAAAAGGAtcaagaagatgaagatgaagaagatgaacaAGATGCAATGTTACTTGCGCAAGAAAAAGTACAAACGTCTACTTCTGAAGACTTAAAGGGATACTTAAGCGAagatcaaaaagaagaagaagataatttattaaaggATGATGCCGATGAAGATGCATTACTGAAAGATACATCGGAAGATGAATTACTGAAAGATTCGTCGAGAGACGCATTACTAAAAGATTCATTAGAAGATGCGTCGATGGAAGAAGCATTGGAACATGTTGAGGAACGATCTTCTGAGATACCTTTAGATTCGAGTAAAAAATTTGAAGGTAGCCTAGaggaaacgaatgaaagagaagaacgcgacgtggaagaggaaaaggaagaaaaaacagtGGAGAACGAAAGCACTTCAGAGAATATTGAatcatttaatgaaaataatcaaaatacatCGAACAAAGAGTTGCAAAAGGACGTTGAAAAAAGTGAGGTAGAGATACGATCAAAGGACGGTATTTCCGATACAGACGGCGATGTcgagatgaaagaaaacgtAGAAGCGGTGGAACGTGTTACCGAGGAAGACAAAGATTCAACAGCGGAACAATCAATTTCGGTTATCAGTGAAAATCAAAAGGAATCTGATATaatacaagaagaagaaacgttggAAGATGAGAAGAATACTCAGGTAGAAGAAACAACAATAGAGAAAGATGATCAACAACAATTAGATACGAAAGAAGCGACCGAAGAGGAATGTAATAACGACGTATCTATAGCCGATCAG GATGTAGAAATGGTAGAAGTTAAAcgcgaagaaaatataaaggaagATAATAAGGAGTGGAATATGGATCATAATGACAGAAAACGTAAGAGATCTTCTAGTCCTCCCGAAGAATTCCCTTTATTACCTCTACCAGAAAATGAACCTGAAATTGATAATTCTGCTGTAATTTTATCTTGGT ATGACTCAGATTTAAATTTGCTTATTGACAAAAATGGTTTCGTATCTGCTACACCGATGCACAATGATGGTTTCTGCTATATATGGGCAGGAGCTCGAGCGTCGTACGGATACACAAgcggaaaaatatattacgaagCAAAGATCATTGATTATTGTTCTATTAATATACAAGACGAAGAATATTCGCATGTACTTCGTGTAGGATGGTCTGCTTCTTATACTTCCATGCAGCTTGGCGAAGACAAATTAAGTTATGGTTATAGTGCAATAGGGAAAAAATGtacagaaaataaattcgaagatTATGGATCACAATTTAATAAGGACGACGTTATTGGATGTTACGCGGACATGTCGCTTGAAAATGACGTTGTATTGTCATATACATTGAATGGAAAAGATTTAGGAACTGCGTTTTGTATTCCTAAAGAAGAGCTCGGAGATAAAGCATTATTTCCGCATGTTTTAAGTAAAAATTGTACTTTTACTTGTAATTTTGGTCAAGAAAAACCATGGAGCGAAGAAATTTTGGAAGGATACGCGGTAGTCGGTACCGTTGATTTAGAACATAGTACCCCTGGTCCACGAAGACCAGAGACAAAAGAAGATTGTGAAGTTTTAATGATGTGTGGCTTACCTGCTGCTGGAAAAACTGTATGGGCAACAAAACATGCTGCGCAATATCCAgaaaaaatgtacaatattTTGGGAATAAGCACGCTTGttgataaaatgaaa AATATGGGCCAACCACGAAAACAAAATTACCACGGTAGATGGGAAGTACTTATCGAAAAATGTACTCGTACTTTAAACAAGTTATTAGAAATGGCATGCAGTAGAAGACGTAATTACATTTTAGATCAG ACAAATGTATATCCTTCTGCACAAAGacgaaaaatgaagaatttcCGTGATTTTCAATGTAAGGCCATAGTTGTAATACCAACGAACGAAGAATTCAAATCACGTACTGCTAAACACGAAGCGATTGATGGAAAGGCCGTTCCTGATTCCGTAGTAATGGAAATGAAag CCAATTTTAGTGCTCCAGAGGTAGGAGAACTTTTCGATAATACGGTTTGGGTCGAACTTAACAAAGAAGACGGTaggaaattaattgaaaaatacaacaaagaaggaaaggaagccGGTTATGGCCAACAATCGGCTAGTAAACGACCAAGATTCGAAAGAAGTGAAGGTCACAAAGATAACCGTGATTCGCGAAATAGTCGTGATAGTAGAGACAGTCGAGATAGTCGAGACAGTCGAGATAGTCGAGATCATCGGGATCATCGCGACAGAAGAAATAATT ATTCAAATAGAAATCGTAATTCCATGTGGCGTGGTAGCAGTAGTATGGGAAGTTGGAGAGACAGATCTTTAAGAGGAGGTCACATGAGACACAGTGGTGGATATGGTCCACCAAGCAATTGGAGAAGCAGAGGTGGTATGCCTATCCCACCACATCGTGGAGGAGATAGGAGAGGTGGAAATAATGACAGAAGAAGTGGAAATGATAGAAATCGATCGGTAGCGCGACAAAGTGGATGGGGCTCTGCAAG TAGTTACCAAGGATCACAACCATCGGGATGGAATCAACAAGGTGGTAGTTGGTCAAATAGCAGCCAATCGCAAGGAGGAGGTTGGGGACAAGGAGGATGGGCGGGACAGCAGCAATCAGGCAGTTGGAAGAGTTATGGCCAAGGATCGTACAGCCAGTGTAGTTACAATCAACAAGGTTATGGCAATGGAAATTGGAACCAACAGTATTATAATCAGTATTGGGATCCGCAGCAGTCAAGTGGGCAGACAACTGCAGCTGGTAGCCAAGCTGTAAGCAAACAATAA
- the LOC127067435 gene encoding heterogeneous nuclear ribonucleoprotein U-like protein 1 isoform X2, translating into MDPAKLKVVELRSQLSQRGLDTKGNKAVLVERLRKALEEETENKPEQKMTENTENVDDTALKEASKKSVQPPRTPSRSSRSSSLTPTKISTRSTPKHATTPLSSKSSTPNKEQSIEKAKDLLTTIPKSITEEHITTERDLKTPPPLQKDQEDEDEEDEQDAMLLAQEKVQTSTSEDLKGYLSEDQKEEEDNLLKDDADEDALLKDTSEDELLKDSSRDALLKDSLEDASMEEALEHVEERSSEIPLDSSKKFEGSLEETNEREERDVEEEKEEKTVENESTSENIESFNENNQNTSNKELQKDVEKSEVEIRSKDGISDTDGDVEMKENVEAVERVTEEDKDSTAEQSISVISENQKESDIIQEEETLEDEKNTQVEETTIEKDDQQQLDTKEATEEECNNDVSIADQDVEMVEVKREENIKEDNKEWNMDHNDRKRKRSSSPPEEFPLLPLPENEPEIDNSAVILSWYDSDLNLLIDKNGFVSATPMHNDGFCYIWAGARASYGYTSGKIYYEAKIIDYCSINIQDEEYSHVLRVGWSASYTSMQLGEDKLSYGYSAIGKKCTENKFEDYGSQFNKDDVIGCYADMSLENDVVLSYTLNGKDLGTAFCIPKEELGDKALFPHVLSKNCTFTCNFGQEKPWSEEILEGYAVVGTVDLEHSTPGPRRPETKEDCEVLMMCGLPAAGKTVWATKHAAQYPEKMYNILGISTLVDKMKNMGQPRKQNYHGRWEVLIEKCTRTLNKLLEMACSRRRNYILDQTNVYPSAQRRKMKNFRDFQCKAIVVIPTNEEFKSRTAKHEAIDGKAVPDSVVMEMKANFSAPEVGELFDNTVWVELNKEDGRKLIEKYNKEGKEAGYGQQSASKRPRFERSEGHKDNRDSRNSRDSRDSRDSRDSRDSRDHRDHRDRRNNYSNRNRNSMWRGSSSMGSWRDRSLRGGHMRHSGGYGPPSNWRSRGGMPIPPHRGGDRRGGNNDRRSGNDRNRSVARQSGWGSASYQGSQPSGWNQQGGSWSNSSQSQGGGWGQGGWAGQQQSGSWKSYGQGSYSQCSYNQQGYGNGNWNQQYYNQYWDPQQSSGQTTAAGSQAVSTSVTEISEDSEAKYSHPQRWQGYTQTYSFPSQNATTDVQQSQQHK; encoded by the exons ATGGATCCGGCAAAATTAAAAGTGGTTGAATTAAGATCGCAGCTGTCTCAGCGAGGTCTTGACACGAAAGGCAACAAAGCGGTGCTTGTTGAGAGACTTCGTAAGGCGTTGGAAGAGGAAACGGAAAACA AACCAGAACAAAAGATGACTGAAAATACAGAAAATGTAGATGATACTGCTTTGAAGGAAGCAAGTAAAAAATCAGTCCAACCACCGAGAACACCTAGTCGTTCCTCTAGAAGTTCGTCCTTGACACCGACAAAAATTAGTACCAGAAGTACGCCAAAGCATGCAACAACACCGTTATCTAGTAAATCTTCTACACCAAATAAAGAACAGTCtatagaaaaagcaaaagatttATTGACTACAATACCGAAGTCAATTACAGAAGAACATATAACGACCGAAAGAGATCTAAAAACTCCTCCTCCTCTGCAAAAGGAtcaagaagatgaagatgaagaagatgaacaAGATGCAATGTTACTTGCGCAAGAAAAAGTACAAACGTCTACTTCTGAAGACTTAAAGGGATACTTAAGCGAagatcaaaaagaagaagaagataatttattaaaggATGATGCCGATGAAGATGCATTACTGAAAGATACATCGGAAGATGAATTACTGAAAGATTCGTCGAGAGACGCATTACTAAAAGATTCATTAGAAGATGCGTCGATGGAAGAAGCATTGGAACATGTTGAGGAACGATCTTCTGAGATACCTTTAGATTCGAGTAAAAAATTTGAAGGTAGCCTAGaggaaacgaatgaaagagaagaacgcgacgtggaagaggaaaaggaagaaaaaacagtGGAGAACGAAAGCACTTCAGAGAATATTGAatcatttaatgaaaataatcaaaatacatCGAACAAAGAGTTGCAAAAGGACGTTGAAAAAAGTGAGGTAGAGATACGATCAAAGGACGGTATTTCCGATACAGACGGCGATGTcgagatgaaagaaaacgtAGAAGCGGTGGAACGTGTTACCGAGGAAGACAAAGATTCAACAGCGGAACAATCAATTTCGGTTATCAGTGAAAATCAAAAGGAATCTGATATaatacaagaagaagaaacgttggAAGATGAGAAGAATACTCAGGTAGAAGAAACAACAATAGAGAAAGATGATCAACAACAATTAGATACGAAAGAAGCGACCGAAGAGGAATGTAATAACGACGTATCTATAGCCGATCAG GATGTAGAAATGGTAGAAGTTAAAcgcgaagaaaatataaaggaagATAATAAGGAGTGGAATATGGATCATAATGACAGAAAACGTAAGAGATCTTCTAGTCCTCCCGAAGAATTCCCTTTATTACCTCTACCAGAAAATGAACCTGAAATTGATAATTCTGCTGTAATTTTATCTTGGT ATGACTCAGATTTAAATTTGCTTATTGACAAAAATGGTTTCGTATCTGCTACACCGATGCACAATGATGGTTTCTGCTATATATGGGCAGGAGCTCGAGCGTCGTACGGATACACAAgcggaaaaatatattacgaagCAAAGATCATTGATTATTGTTCTATTAATATACAAGACGAAGAATATTCGCATGTACTTCGTGTAGGATGGTCTGCTTCTTATACTTCCATGCAGCTTGGCGAAGACAAATTAAGTTATGGTTATAGTGCAATAGGGAAAAAATGtacagaaaataaattcgaagatTATGGATCACAATTTAATAAGGACGACGTTATTGGATGTTACGCGGACATGTCGCTTGAAAATGACGTTGTATTGTCATATACATTGAATGGAAAAGATTTAGGAACTGCGTTTTGTATTCCTAAAGAAGAGCTCGGAGATAAAGCATTATTTCCGCATGTTTTAAGTAAAAATTGTACTTTTACTTGTAATTTTGGTCAAGAAAAACCATGGAGCGAAGAAATTTTGGAAGGATACGCGGTAGTCGGTACCGTTGATTTAGAACATAGTACCCCTGGTCCACGAAGACCAGAGACAAAAGAAGATTGTGAAGTTTTAATGATGTGTGGCTTACCTGCTGCTGGAAAAACTGTATGGGCAACAAAACATGCTGCGCAATATCCAgaaaaaatgtacaatattTTGGGAATAAGCACGCTTGttgataaaatgaaa AATATGGGCCAACCACGAAAACAAAATTACCACGGTAGATGGGAAGTACTTATCGAAAAATGTACTCGTACTTTAAACAAGTTATTAGAAATGGCATGCAGTAGAAGACGTAATTACATTTTAGATCAG ACAAATGTATATCCTTCTGCACAAAGacgaaaaatgaagaatttcCGTGATTTTCAATGTAAGGCCATAGTTGTAATACCAACGAACGAAGAATTCAAATCACGTACTGCTAAACACGAAGCGATTGATGGAAAGGCCGTTCCTGATTCCGTAGTAATGGAAATGAAag CCAATTTTAGTGCTCCAGAGGTAGGAGAACTTTTCGATAATACGGTTTGGGTCGAACTTAACAAAGAAGACGGTaggaaattaattgaaaaatacaacaaagaaggaaaggaagccGGTTATGGCCAACAATCGGCTAGTAAACGACCAAGATTCGAAAGAAGTGAAGGTCACAAAGATAACCGTGATTCGCGAAATAGTCGTGATAGTAGAGACAGTCGAGATAGTCGAGACAGTCGAGATAGTCGAGATCATCGGGATCATCGCGACAGAAGAAATAATT ATTCAAATAGAAATCGTAATTCCATGTGGCGTGGTAGCAGTAGTATGGGAAGTTGGAGAGACAGATCTTTAAGAGGAGGTCACATGAGACACAGTGGTGGATATGGTCCACCAAGCAATTGGAGAAGCAGAGGTGGTATGCCTATCCCACCACATCGTGGAGGAGATAGGAGAGGTGGAAATAATGACAGAAGAAGTGGAAATGATAGAAATCGATCGGTAGCGCGACAAAGTGGATGGGGCTCTGCAAG TTACCAAGGATCACAACCATCGGGATGGAATCAACAAGGTGGTAGTTGGTCAAATAGCAGCCAATCGCAAGGAGGAGGTTGGGGACAAGGAGGATGGGCGGGACAGCAGCAATCAGGCAGTTGGAAGAGTTATGGCCAAGGATCGTACAGCCAGTGTAGTTACAATCAACAAGGTTATGGCAATGGAAATTGGAACCAACAGTATTATAATCAGTATTGGGATCCGCAGCAGTCAAGTGGGCAGACAACTGCAGCTGGTAGCCAAGCT GTAAGCACAAGTGTAACAGAAATCTCTGAAGATTCAGAGGCTAAGTATAGTCACCCACAAAGATGGCAAGGATATACACAGACATATTCTTTCCCCTCTCAGAATGCTACTACAGACGTCCAACAGTCCCAACAACAcaagtag
- the LOC127067435 gene encoding heterogeneous nuclear ribonucleoprotein U-like protein 1 isoform X1, with protein sequence MDPAKLKVVELRSQLSQRGLDTKGNKAVLVERLRKALEEETENKPEQKMTENTENVDDTALKEASKKSVQPPRTPSRSSRSSSLTPTKISTRSTPKHATTPLSSKSSTPNKEQSIEKAKDLLTTIPKSITEEHITTERDLKTPPPLQKDQEDEDEEDEQDAMLLAQEKVQTSTSEDLKGYLSEDQKEEEDNLLKDDADEDALLKDTSEDELLKDSSRDALLKDSLEDASMEEALEHVEERSSEIPLDSSKKFEGSLEETNEREERDVEEEKEEKTVENESTSENIESFNENNQNTSNKELQKDVEKSEVEIRSKDGISDTDGDVEMKENVEAVERVTEEDKDSTAEQSISVISENQKESDIIQEEETLEDEKNTQVEETTIEKDDQQQLDTKEATEEECNNDVSIADQDVEMVEVKREENIKEDNKEWNMDHNDRKRKRSSSPPEEFPLLPLPENEPEIDNSAVILSWYDSDLNLLIDKNGFVSATPMHNDGFCYIWAGARASYGYTSGKIYYEAKIIDYCSINIQDEEYSHVLRVGWSASYTSMQLGEDKLSYGYSAIGKKCTENKFEDYGSQFNKDDVIGCYADMSLENDVVLSYTLNGKDLGTAFCIPKEELGDKALFPHVLSKNCTFTCNFGQEKPWSEEILEGYAVVGTVDLEHSTPGPRRPETKEDCEVLMMCGLPAAGKTVWATKHAAQYPEKMYNILGISTLVDKMKNMGQPRKQNYHGRWEVLIEKCTRTLNKLLEMACSRRRNYILDQTNVYPSAQRRKMKNFRDFQCKAIVVIPTNEEFKSRTAKHEAIDGKAVPDSVVMEMKANFSAPEVGELFDNTVWVELNKEDGRKLIEKYNKEGKEAGYGQQSASKRPRFERSEGHKDNRDSRNSRDSRDSRDSRDSRDSRDHRDHRDRRNNYSNRNRNSMWRGSSSMGSWRDRSLRGGHMRHSGGYGPPSNWRSRGGMPIPPHRGGDRRGGNNDRRSGNDRNRSVARQSGWGSASSYQGSQPSGWNQQGGSWSNSSQSQGGGWGQGGWAGQQQSGSWKSYGQGSYSQCSYNQQGYGNGNWNQQYYNQYWDPQQSSGQTTAAGSQAVSTSVTEISEDSEAKYSHPQRWQGYTQTYSFPSQNATTDVQQSQQHK encoded by the exons ATGGATCCGGCAAAATTAAAAGTGGTTGAATTAAGATCGCAGCTGTCTCAGCGAGGTCTTGACACGAAAGGCAACAAAGCGGTGCTTGTTGAGAGACTTCGTAAGGCGTTGGAAGAGGAAACGGAAAACA AACCAGAACAAAAGATGACTGAAAATACAGAAAATGTAGATGATACTGCTTTGAAGGAAGCAAGTAAAAAATCAGTCCAACCACCGAGAACACCTAGTCGTTCCTCTAGAAGTTCGTCCTTGACACCGACAAAAATTAGTACCAGAAGTACGCCAAAGCATGCAACAACACCGTTATCTAGTAAATCTTCTACACCAAATAAAGAACAGTCtatagaaaaagcaaaagatttATTGACTACAATACCGAAGTCAATTACAGAAGAACATATAACGACCGAAAGAGATCTAAAAACTCCTCCTCCTCTGCAAAAGGAtcaagaagatgaagatgaagaagatgaacaAGATGCAATGTTACTTGCGCAAGAAAAAGTACAAACGTCTACTTCTGAAGACTTAAAGGGATACTTAAGCGAagatcaaaaagaagaagaagataatttattaaaggATGATGCCGATGAAGATGCATTACTGAAAGATACATCGGAAGATGAATTACTGAAAGATTCGTCGAGAGACGCATTACTAAAAGATTCATTAGAAGATGCGTCGATGGAAGAAGCATTGGAACATGTTGAGGAACGATCTTCTGAGATACCTTTAGATTCGAGTAAAAAATTTGAAGGTAGCCTAGaggaaacgaatgaaagagaagaacgcgacgtggaagaggaaaaggaagaaaaaacagtGGAGAACGAAAGCACTTCAGAGAATATTGAatcatttaatgaaaataatcaaaatacatCGAACAAAGAGTTGCAAAAGGACGTTGAAAAAAGTGAGGTAGAGATACGATCAAAGGACGGTATTTCCGATACAGACGGCGATGTcgagatgaaagaaaacgtAGAAGCGGTGGAACGTGTTACCGAGGAAGACAAAGATTCAACAGCGGAACAATCAATTTCGGTTATCAGTGAAAATCAAAAGGAATCTGATATaatacaagaagaagaaacgttggAAGATGAGAAGAATACTCAGGTAGAAGAAACAACAATAGAGAAAGATGATCAACAACAATTAGATACGAAAGAAGCGACCGAAGAGGAATGTAATAACGACGTATCTATAGCCGATCAG GATGTAGAAATGGTAGAAGTTAAAcgcgaagaaaatataaaggaagATAATAAGGAGTGGAATATGGATCATAATGACAGAAAACGTAAGAGATCTTCTAGTCCTCCCGAAGAATTCCCTTTATTACCTCTACCAGAAAATGAACCTGAAATTGATAATTCTGCTGTAATTTTATCTTGGT ATGACTCAGATTTAAATTTGCTTATTGACAAAAATGGTTTCGTATCTGCTACACCGATGCACAATGATGGTTTCTGCTATATATGGGCAGGAGCTCGAGCGTCGTACGGATACACAAgcggaaaaatatattacgaagCAAAGATCATTGATTATTGTTCTATTAATATACAAGACGAAGAATATTCGCATGTACTTCGTGTAGGATGGTCTGCTTCTTATACTTCCATGCAGCTTGGCGAAGACAAATTAAGTTATGGTTATAGTGCAATAGGGAAAAAATGtacagaaaataaattcgaagatTATGGATCACAATTTAATAAGGACGACGTTATTGGATGTTACGCGGACATGTCGCTTGAAAATGACGTTGTATTGTCATATACATTGAATGGAAAAGATTTAGGAACTGCGTTTTGTATTCCTAAAGAAGAGCTCGGAGATAAAGCATTATTTCCGCATGTTTTAAGTAAAAATTGTACTTTTACTTGTAATTTTGGTCAAGAAAAACCATGGAGCGAAGAAATTTTGGAAGGATACGCGGTAGTCGGTACCGTTGATTTAGAACATAGTACCCCTGGTCCACGAAGACCAGAGACAAAAGAAGATTGTGAAGTTTTAATGATGTGTGGCTTACCTGCTGCTGGAAAAACTGTATGGGCAACAAAACATGCTGCGCAATATCCAgaaaaaatgtacaatattTTGGGAATAAGCACGCTTGttgataaaatgaaa AATATGGGCCAACCACGAAAACAAAATTACCACGGTAGATGGGAAGTACTTATCGAAAAATGTACTCGTACTTTAAACAAGTTATTAGAAATGGCATGCAGTAGAAGACGTAATTACATTTTAGATCAG ACAAATGTATATCCTTCTGCACAAAGacgaaaaatgaagaatttcCGTGATTTTCAATGTAAGGCCATAGTTGTAATACCAACGAACGAAGAATTCAAATCACGTACTGCTAAACACGAAGCGATTGATGGAAAGGCCGTTCCTGATTCCGTAGTAATGGAAATGAAag CCAATTTTAGTGCTCCAGAGGTAGGAGAACTTTTCGATAATACGGTTTGGGTCGAACTTAACAAAGAAGACGGTaggaaattaattgaaaaatacaacaaagaaggaaaggaagccGGTTATGGCCAACAATCGGCTAGTAAACGACCAAGATTCGAAAGAAGTGAAGGTCACAAAGATAACCGTGATTCGCGAAATAGTCGTGATAGTAGAGACAGTCGAGATAGTCGAGACAGTCGAGATAGTCGAGATCATCGGGATCATCGCGACAGAAGAAATAATT ATTCAAATAGAAATCGTAATTCCATGTGGCGTGGTAGCAGTAGTATGGGAAGTTGGAGAGACAGATCTTTAAGAGGAGGTCACATGAGACACAGTGGTGGATATGGTCCACCAAGCAATTGGAGAAGCAGAGGTGGTATGCCTATCCCACCACATCGTGGAGGAGATAGGAGAGGTGGAAATAATGACAGAAGAAGTGGAAATGATAGAAATCGATCGGTAGCGCGACAAAGTGGATGGGGCTCTGCAAG TAGTTACCAAGGATCACAACCATCGGGATGGAATCAACAAGGTGGTAGTTGGTCAAATAGCAGCCAATCGCAAGGAGGAGGTTGGGGACAAGGAGGATGGGCGGGACAGCAGCAATCAGGCAGTTGGAAGAGTTATGGCCAAGGATCGTACAGCCAGTGTAGTTACAATCAACAAGGTTATGGCAATGGAAATTGGAACCAACAGTATTATAATCAGTATTGGGATCCGCAGCAGTCAAGTGGGCAGACAACTGCAGCTGGTAGCCAAGCT GTAAGCACAAGTGTAACAGAAATCTCTGAAGATTCAGAGGCTAAGTATAGTCACCCACAAAGATGGCAAGGATATACACAGACATATTCTTTCCCCTCTCAGAATGCTACTACAGACGTCCAACAGTCCCAACAACAcaagtag